The proteins below are encoded in one region of Thermosinus carboxydivorans Nor1:
- the hpt gene encoding hypoxanthine phosphoribosyltransferase has protein sequence MLEDIQEILLSSEQLSARIREMGRQISADYAGKEILMIGVLRGAVIFMADLARAIDVPVALDFMAVSSYGASTTSSGVVRILKDLDEDVEGKHLLIVEDIIDSGLTLNYLLDNLRSRKPASIKICTLLNKPERRKVDVQVDYNGFTIPDHFVVGYGLDYAEKYRNLPFIGILKPEAYKS, from the coding sequence GTGTTAGAGGACATTCAGGAAATTTTGCTTTCTTCTGAGCAATTGAGCGCCCGTATCCGGGAAATGGGCCGCCAAATCAGCGCTGACTATGCCGGCAAAGAAATTTTAATGATCGGCGTACTGCGTGGCGCCGTTATTTTCATGGCCGACCTGGCTCGCGCCATTGATGTGCCGGTCGCGCTCGATTTCATGGCCGTTTCCAGTTATGGCGCATCCACTACTTCCAGCGGCGTGGTCCGGATCCTCAAAGACCTGGACGAAGACGTGGAGGGCAAGCACCTTTTGATTGTAGAAGATATCATTGATTCCGGCCTGACGCTCAATTACCTCCTCGACAACCTGCGGTCTCGCAAGCCGGCGAGCATTAAGATCTGCACACTGCTTAACAAGCCGGAGCGACGCAAGGTGGACGTGCAGGTCGACTACAACGGCTTTACCATTCCCGACCATTTTGTGGTTGGCTATGGCCTTGATTACGCGGAAAAGTACCGCAATTTGCCTTTTATCGGCATACTAAAACCGGAGGCTTATAAGAGCTAA
- a CDS encoding biotin transporter BioY, whose translation MPIRNMILTGLFAALLAVGSQVSIPLGPVPHTLQVFFVMLAGVILGSRWAVASVAVWILLGCFGLPVFAQGKAGVAVLAGPTGGFLVGFMVCAYLVGLMTERAQLTVWRAVGAMLAGLVTAYVLGLVGFMASFKYFLHKPMTWDKAISLAVLPFIPFDVIKSVMAAYIGVKVRRALLRAGYIN comes from the coding sequence ATGCCAATTCGCAACATGATTTTAACCGGTTTATTTGCCGCTCTGTTAGCGGTAGGATCCCAGGTCTCGATACCGCTCGGCCCGGTGCCACATACGCTGCAGGTCTTCTTTGTCATGCTGGCCGGGGTCATTCTCGGCAGCCGCTGGGCTGTTGCTAGCGTGGCCGTATGGATTTTGCTCGGCTGTTTCGGATTGCCCGTGTTTGCCCAGGGTAAGGCCGGGGTGGCTGTGCTGGCCGGTCCTACGGGCGGTTTTTTGGTAGGATTTATGGTATGCGCTTATTTGGTTGGGCTGATGACTGAGCGGGCGCAGCTTACGGTCTGGCGTGCTGTCGGCGCGATGCTCGCTGGTCTGGTGACGGCTTACGTCCTCGGCCTTGTGGGGTTCATGGCTAGCTTTAAATATTTTTTGCATAAGCCGATGACGTGGGACAAAGCGATTAGCCTGGCTGTGCTGCCTTTCATCCCTTTTGACGTCATCAAAAGCGTGATGGCGGCTTACATTGGGGTAAAAGTGCGCCGGGCGCTGCTGCGGGCCGGTTATATAAACTAA
- the panC gene encoding pantoate--beta-alanine ligase, which translates to MQIVTRIDEVKNLVRQLRRQGKTIGLVPTMGYLHEGHLTLMRWAKAEQDVVVATIFVNPLQFGPNEDFAVYPRDLDRDSKLAAAAGVDVLFAPPVEEMYPQGYENMLAFVDVRKITERLCGASRPGHFRGVATVVTKLFNIVEPDVAYFGQKDAQQVVVIRTMVRDLNMNVRIVTVPIVREPDGLAMSSRNVYLAPAERQAALVLSRALKLAKEKLDAGERSAAALIAAMRELIDREPLATIDYISVSDAATLEELDTVRAPALVALAVKIGRTRLIDNLLWEEKQHVSHAF; encoded by the coding sequence GTGCAAATTGTGACCCGTATTGATGAGGTAAAAAACTTGGTCAGACAGCTACGCCGTCAAGGCAAGACGATCGGCTTGGTGCCGACCATGGGGTATCTGCACGAGGGACATCTGACGCTCATGCGCTGGGCCAAGGCAGAGCAGGATGTGGTTGTCGCCACCATTTTTGTTAACCCGTTGCAGTTCGGCCCGAACGAAGATTTCGCCGTTTATCCGCGCGATCTTGACCGTGATAGCAAACTTGCCGCAGCTGCCGGCGTGGATGTGCTGTTTGCTCCGCCGGTGGAAGAAATGTATCCCCAGGGCTACGAAAATATGCTGGCCTTTGTGGATGTGCGTAAAATTACCGAGCGGTTGTGCGGCGCGTCCCGGCCGGGCCATTTTCGGGGTGTTGCTACCGTGGTTACAAAACTGTTTAATATCGTTGAACCTGATGTGGCCTATTTCGGTCAAAAAGATGCCCAACAAGTAGTTGTCATCCGCACCATGGTCCGCGACCTGAACATGAATGTTCGCATTGTGACGGTGCCAATCGTGCGCGAGCCGGACGGCCTGGCCATGTCGTCGCGCAACGTCTATCTGGCGCCGGCCGAGCGGCAGGCGGCCCTGGTACTGTCCCGGGCGCTGAAACTGGCGAAAGAAAAGCTCGATGCCGGTGAACGCTCTGCCGCGGCGCTGATTGCGGCCATGCGGGAGCTAATTGACCGTGAGCCGCTGGCAACCATTGATTATATTTCGGTCAGCGATGCCGCGACGCTGGAAGAACTTGATACTGTCCGCGCACCGGCGCTGGTGGCGTTGGCAGTAAAAATTGGCAGAACACGGCTGATTGATAATTTGCTCTGGGAGGAGAAGCAGCATGTTTCGCACGCTTTTTAA
- the panD gene encoding aspartate 1-decarboxylase produces the protein MFRTLFKSKLHRATVTEACLNYVGSITIDEDLMDAADILINEKVQVVNINNGARFETYVIAGERGSGTICLNGAAARLVQPGDKVIIITYAMMDDTAARTFRPTVVFLDEANRIVEIKRQEQHGKIG, from the coding sequence ATGTTTCGCACGCTTTTTAAGTCTAAACTGCACCGCGCGACCGTGACCGAGGCCTGCCTCAATTATGTGGGCAGCATCACTATTGACGAAGACCTCATGGACGCCGCCGACATTCTTATTAATGAGAAGGTGCAAGTGGTAAATATCAATAACGGCGCCCGCTTTGAAACTTATGTCATAGCCGGTGAACGAGGATCAGGGACGATTTGCCTGAACGGCGCAGCCGCCCGACTCGTCCAGCCGGGTGATAAGGTAATAATTATAACTTATGCAATGATGGATGACACCGCAGCGCGCACTTTCCGGCCGACCGTAGTATTCTTGGATGAGGCGAACCGTATTGTCGAAATTAAGCGGCAAGAGCAGCATGGTAAAATAGGTTAG
- the tilS gene encoding tRNA lysidine(34) synthetase TilS, translating into MILEKVKALVERRRLLTAGDRVVVACSGGPDSLALVHLLHRLQPAYGFDMVVAHVDHMLRGAESAREAEFVRAFCRRLGLDCQVAAIDVPGVLAERGGSTQEVARTLRYAFLRRVADSLGGAKIATGHHRDDQAETVLINFLRGAGPGGLRGMQPAAGGIIRPLLSVTRQEIEDYCAAEGLTPCLDSSNLHTDYLRNRVRLELLPLLAREYNPAIGENLARLAEIMADQYDFLKQCAADVYTRVADETEGRLALDSAALAALPTALRREVLRLAIEKKRGSLTGISFWHVEKLLEMALDGKVGSLFTLPGGLSFVRTYDGLATVDRAGSARAAVGIAPPGRALVVPGVTEVPELNLAVAAALHDEIPAATGRLTAVFDWQALSPPLVVRTRVAGDRFWPAGMQGSKKLKEFFIDAKVPRSERDRVPLICDQDGILWVAGYRQSARGRPDSATRRVLELTLIRQEEITC; encoded by the coding sequence ATGATACTGGAAAAAGTTAAGGCTTTGGTGGAGCGGCGCCGGCTACTGACGGCCGGCGACCGGGTGGTGGTCGCCTGCTCAGGCGGCCCCGATTCGCTGGCCCTTGTTCATCTTTTGCATCGGCTGCAGCCCGCCTATGGCTTTGATATGGTCGTGGCCCATGTCGATCACATGCTGCGTGGCGCCGAGTCGGCGCGGGAGGCGGAGTTTGTGCGCGCTTTTTGCCGGCGTCTCGGCCTTGACTGTCAGGTAGCGGCCATCGATGTTCCCGGTGTGTTGGCGGAGCGGGGCGGCTCAACCCAGGAGGTTGCCCGCACGTTGCGCTACGCTTTTCTGCGCCGGGTGGCTGACAGCCTGGGCGGGGCGAAAATTGCCACCGGTCATCACCGCGACGATCAGGCCGAAACGGTGCTGATAAATTTTTTGCGGGGCGCGGGGCCAGGGGGCTTGAGAGGAATGCAGCCTGCCGCCGGCGGCATTATTCGGCCCCTCTTAAGCGTGACGCGGCAGGAAATCGAGGATTATTGCGCGGCCGAGGGTCTGACGCCTTGTTTGGACAGTTCTAATTTACACACCGACTATCTCCGCAACCGGGTGCGCCTGGAGCTTTTGCCGCTACTGGCACGCGAGTACAATCCAGCTATCGGCGAAAACCTTGCCCGGCTCGCAGAAATTATGGCCGATCAATATGATTTTCTCAAGCAATGTGCCGCCGATGTCTACACGCGCGTGGCAGACGAGACCGAGGGCAGGTTGGCGCTGGACAGCGCGGCCCTTGCGGCGCTGCCGACTGCGCTCCGGCGGGAGGTGCTAAGGCTGGCCATCGAAAAAAAACGGGGCAGCCTGACAGGAATAAGTTTTTGGCATGTGGAAAAATTGTTAGAGATGGCGCTTGACGGCAAAGTGGGTAGTTTGTTTACCCTGCCGGGTGGACTGTCGTTCGTCCGGACCTACGATGGACTGGCAACGGTCGACCGTGCCGGAAGCGCTAGGGCGGCTGTTGGCATTGCGCCGCCCGGCCGTGCGCTTGTCGTTCCCGGGGTGACCGAAGTGCCGGAGCTTAACCTTGCGGTTGCCGCCGCTTTGCATGACGAGATTCCGGCGGCGACAGGCCGCTTAACAGCGGTGTTTGACTGGCAGGCGCTGTCGCCACCGCTCGTCGTGCGCACTCGCGTTGCTGGCGACCGGTTTTGGCCCGCTGGCATGCAGGGGAGCAAAAAACTCAAAGAATTTTTTATTGACGCCAAAGTGCCGCGGAGCGAGCGCGACCGCGTGCCGCTCATTTGCGATCAGGACGGCATCCTGTGGGTAGCCGGTTACCGGCAGTCTGCGCGGGGACGGCCTGACAGTGCGACGCGCCGGGTTCTAGAGCTTACTTTAATAAGGCAGGAGGAAATTACGTGTTAG
- a CDS encoding type III pantothenate kinase — MLLVFDVGNTNIVLGVYDGDKLVVNWRVSTDRQKTSDEYGMLIHNLFSFRGLDMKQIQAIVISSVVPPVMAPLTRMAQRYFGLEPLVVGPGIKTGIAIKYENPREVGADRIVNAIAAYSKYGGPSIIVDFGTATTFCAIAENGDYLGGAIAPGIGISTEALFQRAAKLPRIELLKPKTVICRNTVTSMQAGIIYGFVGQVDEIVRRMKEELGGDAHVIATGGLAGLIAQESRTIDVVEPLLTLEGLRIIYERNRA; from the coding sequence ATGCTGTTGGTTTTTGACGTCGGTAATACCAATATTGTGCTCGGGGTATATGATGGCGATAAGCTGGTGGTGAACTGGCGGGTGTCCACCGACCGGCAAAAAACATCGGACGAGTACGGCATGCTCATTCACAACCTGTTCAGCTTCCGGGGCCTTGACATGAAGCAAATTCAGGCCATTGTCATTTCTTCGGTAGTACCCCCGGTTATGGCGCCGCTAACCCGCATGGCGCAGCGCTATTTCGGCCTTGAACCGTTGGTGGTCGGTCCCGGTATTAAGACAGGGATTGCCATTAAGTACGAAAACCCGCGGGAAGTGGGCGCTGACCGCATTGTCAATGCCATTGCTGCTTACTCCAAGTACGGCGGGCCATCGATTATTGTTGACTTTGGTACAGCCACCACTTTTTGCGCGATTGCGGAAAACGGCGACTACTTAGGCGGCGCTATTGCTCCCGGCATTGGCATTTCGACCGAGGCGCTGTTCCAGCGAGCGGCAAAGTTGCCGCGGATCGAACTGTTAAAACCGAAAACGGTCATCTGCCGCAACACGGTTACCAGTATGCAGGCTGGCATTATTTACGGCTTTGTTGGGCAGGTCGACGAAATCGTTCGCCGCATGAAAGAGGAGCTGGGCGGCGATGCGCATGTAATCGCCACCGGCGGGCTGGCTGGTCTCATCGCTCAGGAATCGCGTACCATCGATGTGGTCGAGCCGCTTCTCACCTTAGAGGGATTACGGATCATCTACGAACGCAACCGCGCCTGA
- the pssA gene encoding CDP-diacylglycerol--serine O-phosphatidyltransferase, with protein MSRKWIPNLLAIVNLFAGLLAIMLAFTGNWTLAAALILGAALFDNLDGRVARRLNATSEFGKELDSLADLVSFGVAPATIDYMLNFSLLGWSGYLLAALFPICGALRLARFNSMNVRGYFVGLPITVAGPVLAGTALFGDFLPVAVQALVLLVLSGLMVSTLRVPKW; from the coding sequence ATGTCGCGTAAATGGATCCCCAACCTGCTAGCCATCGTTAACCTTTTTGCCGGCTTGCTCGCTATTATGTTGGCCTTTACCGGGAATTGGACGCTGGCGGCGGCCTTAATCCTCGGGGCGGCTTTGTTTGACAACCTTGATGGGCGGGTAGCCCGCCGGCTTAACGCGACTAGTGAATTCGGCAAAGAGCTCGATTCGCTGGCTGACTTGGTATCCTTTGGCGTAGCGCCCGCTACAATTGACTATATGTTGAATTTTAGCTTACTTGGCTGGAGCGGCTATCTTTTGGCCGCTTTGTTTCCTATTTGCGGTGCGCTGCGCCTGGCCCGCTTCAACAGCATGAATGTGCGGGGATACTTTGTCGGCCTGCCCATCACCGTCGCCGGTCCGGTACTCGCCGGTACGGCCCTGTTCGGCGATTTCTTGCCGGTAGCAGTGCAGGCGCTGGTGTTATTGGTGCTGTCCGGCCTGATGGTTTCGACGCTGCGGGTGCCGAAATGGTGA
- a CDS encoding biotin--[acetyl-CoA-carboxylase] ligase — protein sequence MCERASWNYCANHAGQYVSGEEISKQLAVSRTAVWKHIQALKNEGYDIEAHSRLGYLLRQAPDLLLPAEIVARLKTTVLGKEIRYFSEIGSTNNEAKRLAAEGCPEGLIVVAEAQSTGRGRLARGWFSPFGKGIWLSVVLRPPFHPLDAPKCTLMAAVALTKAIRKVTEAPCGIKWPNDILYEGKKLVGILTEMSAEMDAINYVVIGMGINVNIAPEEFPPELRDIATSVAAAAGRPVSRLALLAEVLAELETVYSLAVRQGFGPVLDEWRKLTITLGQQVNVLAPGETFAGIAVNIDNEGALLVDTGQGVRRILAGDVTIRPRT from the coding sequence CTGTGCGAACGCGCATCTTGGAACTATTGCGCCAACCATGCCGGCCAGTATGTTTCAGGCGAGGAGATATCGAAACAGCTCGCGGTATCGCGTACCGCCGTTTGGAAACATATCCAGGCTCTCAAAAACGAAGGGTATGATATTGAGGCCCATTCGCGGCTTGGTTATTTGCTCCGGCAAGCACCCGACCTGTTGTTGCCGGCGGAAATTGTCGCCCGGCTCAAAACAACGGTGCTTGGCAAAGAAATACGCTATTTCTCCGAAATCGGCTCGACCAACAATGAAGCGAAACGGTTGGCCGCCGAAGGCTGTCCGGAAGGACTGATTGTCGTCGCCGAAGCGCAAAGCACCGGCCGGGGGCGCTTAGCCCGAGGCTGGTTTTCGCCGTTTGGCAAAGGCATTTGGCTGTCAGTGGTGCTCAGGCCGCCTTTTCATCCCCTGGATGCGCCGAAATGTACGTTAATGGCCGCCGTTGCCCTGACAAAGGCGATCCGTAAGGTAACGGAGGCGCCTTGCGGTATTAAGTGGCCGAATGACATTCTGTATGAGGGCAAAAAGCTGGTGGGGATACTCACCGAGATGAGCGCTGAGATGGATGCCATCAACTATGTGGTTATAGGCATGGGCATCAACGTGAACATTGCACCCGAGGAATTTCCTCCCGAACTGCGCGACATTGCCACCTCCGTGGCCGCTGCCGCCGGCCGTCCTGTATCTCGCTTGGCGCTGCTGGCTGAGGTGCTTGCCGAACTGGAGACGGTCTATAGTTTGGCCGTGCGCCAGGGATTTGGTCCGGTGCTGGACGAGTGGCGGAAGCTCACTATTACGCTCGGCCAGCAGGTTAACGTCCTGGCGCCAGGGGAAACCTTTGCGGGTATTGCAGTAAACATCGACAACGAGGGGGCGCTGCTGGTAGATACCGGTCAAGGCGTGCGCCGCATTCTGGCCGGTGACGTCACCATCCGTCCCCGCACATGA
- the ftsH gene encoding ATP-dependent zinc metalloprotease FtsH, protein MNKFFRNVSFYLLIIIIAISIIDYYSSRTTNKQEISYTQFLRQVEEKKVERVTIIENTIRGKLKDGQEFTTIAPNDPTLINTLRETGVDIKAEQPPQPPWWTTIFSSILPMLLLIGVWFFIMQQTQGGGNRVMSFGKSRAKLHTEDKIKVTFKDVAGADEAKQELEEVVEFLKHPKKFNDLGARIPKGVLLFGPPGTGKTLLARAVAGEAGVPFFSISGSDFVEMFVGVGASRVRDLFEQAKKNAPCIVFIDEIDAVGRQRGAGLGGGHDEREQTLNQLLVEMDGFGVNEGIIIIAATNRPDILDPALLRPGRFDRQIVVDRPDVKGRLEILKVHTRGKPLSKEVNLEILARRTPGFTGADLSNLVNEAALLAARRGKKRIEMPELEEAIERVVAGPERKSRVISDKEKKLTAYHEAGHALVGMLLTHTDPVHKVSIIPRGRAGGYTLMLPKEDRYYATKSELLDQLKTLLGGRVAEALVLGEISTGAQNDLERATELVRKMVTEYGMSEVLGPITFGRRQEQVFLGRDIARDRNYSEEVAYAIDKEVRRIIEDAYAKTEEMLKTNMDKLHLIAEALLERETLEGEELEQLLKEGKITDKSSDEQEPDTAPQNTQPGPDDGPGPKIVYISRRDGDWPWRKR, encoded by the coding sequence TTGAATAAATTTTTTCGCAACGTCAGTTTCTATTTGTTGATTATCATCATCGCTATCTCGATAATCGACTATTACTCGTCGCGCACCACTAACAAGCAGGAAATAAGCTATACGCAGTTTCTGCGCCAGGTAGAAGAAAAAAAGGTGGAGCGCGTAACCATCATAGAAAATACCATTCGCGGGAAGCTCAAGGACGGACAAGAGTTTACGACCATTGCTCCCAATGATCCGACCCTGATTAATACTCTGCGCGAAACGGGAGTGGATATAAAGGCCGAACAGCCGCCCCAGCCGCCCTGGTGGACGACGATATTCTCATCCATTCTCCCCATGTTGCTGCTCATAGGCGTTTGGTTTTTCATCATGCAGCAGACCCAGGGGGGCGGCAACCGGGTGATGTCGTTCGGTAAAAGCCGGGCGAAACTGCATACAGAGGACAAAATCAAGGTCACCTTCAAGGATGTAGCCGGGGCCGATGAAGCTAAGCAGGAGCTTGAGGAAGTTGTTGAGTTCCTCAAGCATCCCAAGAAGTTCAATGATTTAGGCGCGCGCATTCCGAAAGGCGTGCTGCTGTTCGGTCCGCCGGGTACGGGCAAGACGCTGCTGGCTCGGGCGGTAGCCGGGGAAGCGGGCGTGCCGTTTTTCAGCATCAGCGGCTCTGATTTCGTGGAAATGTTTGTCGGTGTCGGCGCGTCACGCGTTCGCGACCTTTTTGAACAGGCGAAGAAGAACGCCCCCTGCATTGTTTTCATCGACGAGATTGACGCTGTCGGCCGTCAACGTGGTGCCGGTCTGGGTGGCGGCCACGATGAGCGCGAACAGACCCTCAACCAATTGTTGGTTGAGATGGATGGCTTCGGCGTTAACGAGGGCATTATCATTATTGCGGCCACCAACCGGCCGGACATCCTGGATCCGGCGCTGCTGCGCCCCGGGCGGTTTGACCGCCAGATTGTCGTTGACCGGCCGGATGTCAAGGGCCGGCTGGAGATCCTTAAAGTGCATACTCGTGGTAAACCGCTGAGCAAAGAAGTTAATCTTGAAATCCTGGCTCGTCGCACGCCCGGGTTTACCGGCGCCGACCTGAGCAATCTGGTCAACGAAGCAGCGCTACTCGCTGCCCGCCGCGGCAAGAAACGCATCGAAATGCCTGAACTGGAAGAAGCGATTGAGCGGGTGGTAGCAGGACCGGAGCGCAAGAGCCGGGTTATCAGCGACAAGGAAAAGAAACTAACGGCGTATCATGAAGCTGGTCATGCCTTGGTCGGTATGCTGCTAACCCATACCGATCCCGTGCACAAGGTATCCATTATCCCCCGCGGCCGCGCTGGCGGCTACACGTTAATGCTGCCCAAGGAAGACCGCTACTATGCCACTAAGTCGGAATTGCTCGATCAGCTTAAGACGCTGCTCGGCGGCCGGGTGGCAGAAGCGCTTGTGCTCGGGGAAATCAGCACCGGCGCCCAGAACGACTTGGAACGGGCCACCGAACTGGTGCGGAAGATGGTTACCGAATACGGTATGAGCGAAGTGCTTGGGCCTATTACTTTCGGCCGGCGTCAGGAACAAGTATTCCTGGGCCGCGATATTGCCCGTGACCGCAACTATAGCGAAGAAGTGGCCTATGCGATTGATAAGGAAGTACGCCGCATTATTGAAGACGCTTATGCCAAAACGGAAGAAATGCTGAAGACCAACATGGATAAGCTCCATCTCATTGCTGAAGCGCTGCTTGAACGAGAAACGCTCGAAGGCGAGGAATTGGAGCAACTCCTTAAAGAAGGGAAAATTACCGATAAGTCTTCTGACGAACAAGAACCGGACACGGCTCCGCAAAATACCCAACCCGGGCCGGATGACGGGCCGGGACCGAAGATTGTCTACATTTCCCGACGGGATGGTGATTGGCCTTGGCGCAAGCGCTAA
- a CDS encoding thioesterase family protein, with protein MAQALTVGLRGEVTIKVTPDNTAERFGNAGAAVFATPMLVALMEQAAIAAVAGCLAPGEGTVGTRVDVQHLAATPVGMTVRATAELVEVAGKRLVFAVSAYDDREKVGEGWHERYIIKTASFLEKVAAKAGSGI; from the coding sequence TTGGCGCAAGCGCTAACAGTAGGTCTAAGAGGGGAAGTAACAATTAAAGTGACGCCGGACAACACGGCCGAACGGTTCGGTAACGCCGGCGCCGCCGTATTTGCCACACCGATGCTGGTAGCACTCATGGAACAGGCGGCGATTGCCGCCGTTGCCGGCTGTTTGGCGCCGGGGGAAGGTACGGTAGGCACCCGGGTGGATGTGCAGCATTTGGCCGCAACGCCGGTCGGTATGACCGTACGGGCTACGGCCGAACTGGTGGAAGTGGCCGGTAAACGGCTGGTCTTCGCCGTGTCGGCCTATGACGACCGGGAAAAGGTCGGCGAGGGGTGGCACGAGCGCTATATTATTAAGACAGCTTCGTTTCTAGAAAAAGTTGCTGCTAAAGCAGGCAGCGGTATTTAG
- a CDS encoding threonine/serine exporter family protein, with amino-acid sequence MAIKLAAVFLMGTAVGVLYRIPRHLLLYSSFTGAVVWLIYYIAITSGANVIFGAFLGSVAVGFLSEFLARLLKKPTTIFVIPGFLPLVPGREAYTAMRYMVEGQYGQGVATAMQTMLTGGAIAFGIFLSATVYRLVINYRVAKANDTGKS; translated from the coding sequence ATGGCGATAAAACTGGCCGCTGTCTTTCTAATGGGTACGGCGGTCGGAGTGCTGTACCGCATCCCGCGCCATTTGCTATTATACAGCAGCTTTACCGGCGCCGTCGTCTGGCTTATATACTACATCGCCATAACCAGCGGGGCGAATGTTATTTTTGGCGCTTTTCTCGGCAGTGTCGCCGTCGGCTTTTTATCTGAATTTTTGGCCCGGCTGCTGAAAAAGCCGACCACCATTTTTGTAATTCCTGGTTTTTTGCCGCTGGTGCCGGGCCGGGAGGCCTATACGGCCATGCGCTATATGGTGGAAGGCCAGTATGGACAGGGAGTAGCGACGGCCATGCAGACCATGCTGACTGGCGGTGCTATCGCCTTTGGCATTTTTCTTAGCGCGACCGTGTACCGGCTGGTGATAAATTACAGGGTGGCGAAGGCAAATGATACTGGAAAAAGTTAA
- a CDS encoding threonine/serine exporter family protein, which translates to MNGISLEKIVALVILAGEVMLKNGAETSRVEQTMAHMARACGAAKVESFVIPTGVFVTVTDSAGNSLTTMRRVYNRTINLDRIAKVNELSRRLADQRLDYEAALSLLEYIAKERSGFSLGPSVVASGVVGVGFAVLQNAGPGEAGFAFLAAALVRYIAHIVSRLHGVRFTFEFLGAMVAALTGVTVNWLWPQISRDIVIVGGIIPLVPGVAVTNAISDVIAGDLLSGLSRGLEAALTSIAVAMGVVIVLAISI; encoded by the coding sequence GTGAACGGTATCTCTTTGGAGAAAATTGTCGCCCTAGTGATCCTGGCCGGTGAAGTCATGCTGAAAAACGGCGCCGAAACAAGCCGGGTGGAGCAGACGATGGCTCACATGGCCCGCGCGTGCGGGGCCGCTAAAGTAGAGAGTTTTGTCATTCCGACCGGCGTGTTTGTTACCGTGACTGACAGCGCCGGCAATTCCCTGACGACGATGCGGCGGGTTTATAACCGTACGATTAACCTGGACCGCATCGCTAAGGTCAATGAACTGTCGCGGCGGCTGGCCGACCAACGGCTGGACTATGAGGCGGCTCTAAGCCTGCTGGAATATATTGCTAAAGAGCGGAGCGGCTTTTCTCTCGGACCGTCGGTAGTCGCTTCCGGCGTGGTCGGCGTCGGATTTGCCGTTCTCCAGAACGCCGGTCCGGGCGAAGCCGGCTTTGCTTTTCTGGCGGCCGCCCTGGTCCGGTATATTGCCCACATTGTATCGCGGCTGCATGGCGTACGCTTCACTTTTGAGTTTCTTGGCGCAATGGTGGCGGCGCTTACCGGCGTGACGGTCAATTGGCTGTGGCCCCAGATCAGCCGTGATATTGTTATTGTCGGTGGCATCATTCCCCTCGTGCCGGGCGTGGCGGTTACTAATGCCATCAGCGACGTTATCGCCGGCGATCTGCTTAGCGGCTTATCGCGCGGGCTGGAAGCGGCCTTGACGTCGATAGCGGTAGCGATGGGCGTGGTTATCGTTCTCGCGATTTCGATATAG